Below is a window of Corynebacterium kalinowskii DNA.
TATAGAACATGAGCCCACTGGCGCAGCACAGGAAGATCGCGATGACCATGTGTGCCACGTGTGAGTTCTTCAACGGGCCGGGCCGCTCAACACGGCGACTGCGCTTCTGAACCGCACCTGCGCCGTCACTCCAGTTCTTCCCAGAGCACCAGTCGCAGACTGCTTCGTCGGCGGCTGGTGTTTGTCCCCGGCAAAGATATCCTTGAGTCATGATGACAGATCGTGCGGCGAGTTCCTACTCCACGGGTGGCGGTGGCGTCGTCCTGGAGCACCGCTACGCTGCGACCCTCCTCGCGCGATTGCTCGTCGGAGCACCTTGCGCAGAGATCGGCGACAACATCGAACTAACCAAGGTGCGCCTTCAGGCGAGTGACATCAGCGCCGTTGACGACATCGTCCTCGAGGGTAAAGCGCCCGACGGGGCCCTCCATCGTGCCTCTATCGGAGTTCGTCGCAATCCAGCCCTCAACGCCAGCGACACGGCCTCAGTTCCTCTCATTCGCGACTTCCTGGCGGTTGTCACGGAGCACTGGGACGAAGTGTCAGCTGGGCCATGGTCGCTGGTGCTGGCGGTGGCCGGGTCGAGACAGGCGTTCGGGCAGGTAGCGGCGCTCTCGGTGATTGCCCGGTCGGTTTCCAACGCCGACGACTTCGACGCCGCCGTGAATCGGACCGGAGCCGCCAACGCTCGTACACGGCAACGCCTGGCGCACCTGAAGGAGCTGGTTGTCGCCGCCGCGGTCGAGGACATCGACCTAGCCGACCTCGGCGCGGACGAGCTCGTTTGGAGACTGCTGTCGAGCCTGTCCGTTCGCACCTTGAGGCTTGAAGGAACCGACACATCTGACCGATCGTCTGCTGTCGCAGTCCTCCAGGGGGCCGTCCTTGATGGAACGTCGGCAACGGCAGAGGCCGTGCTGCACCGGCTTGCTGAACTCGTCGACGAGTACGCCCCGTCTGGCGCGCAGGTGGCGGGTGCGATGTTGCGCCGCCGCCTTACTACCTATCCGCTGAAGCAGTTCGGGCCTCACCAACGCGCCTGGGCGATCGTCGAACGACTCGATGGTCTCCTACGCCAGCAGACCCGTTCGACCATTTCTGCTGGGACCGAGTCGGTTCATCTTCAGCGCGACGAAGCTGTCGAAGCGCTCCGGCGGTCGATGGAGGCCTGTGCCGATGCAGGCGGGCTGCTCATAGTGACGGGCGAGCCAGACGTCGGCAAGTCTGCGCTCTCGGTCGCAGTCGGGGACTTGCTGCGCGCCAACGGAGCGTTCGTCGCGGGTATGAGCCTCCGAGACGTTCGCGGCAGTGTCCTTGAGTTCGAGGGTCAACTCGGCGGAGTGGCTCTGGCTGACCTTTTCGGCGGCGCGCCGACCGCCACGGCGCGGCTGCTCGTGATCGACGGGTGCGAAGCAGTCTTGGAGGGCCACGAGTCGCTCTTCACGGAGCTGGCTGCGTCCGCAATGAAACAATCCATCGGCGTCGTGGCAGTGACGCGGTCCGACGGGGCGAAGTTCGTGGAGGCTGTATTGCAGCGGGTGGCCGATACGGTGGATCCCCTGCAGAAGGTGCAGACCCATGTGGTCCAGGAACTCACCCAGGCAGAACGCGCGCTACTCGCCGAACGCATCCCCGGGCTAACCCGAGTCAACGAAAACGCCAAATCCAACTGGTTGCTTGGGCGCCCGGGGCTGGTCGACGCCTTACTGCGTTCCGGCCGGCCCATCGAGCCCGATCGTCTCCTCTGCGAGGCGGACGTCTACGTCGCCGTTTGGAACGGCCTCGTGCTCCGCGATGGGACGCATAGACCGGGTACTGCGCCGCCCGAGGAGCGCGAAGACGCAACCCTCACGGTCGCTCGGCGGCGTCTCGGCGCGCAGGAGGCAAATCCTACTTCCGCCGCCGTCAGGGAGCTGCGTTCCGACGGGGTCTTCCGTGCCGACGCAAACCCTGCCCTCTCTCAAGGGCCTGACTTCTCGACAGACCTGTACCGCGACTTCGCGTTATGCAGACTCTTCCTGAAAGTCGGATGGACGCCACTCACCGAGAACGCGGCTCCCCGCTGGACGATTCGGGCAGCGAGGTTGGCGTGCGAAGCGCGCCTGGCGAACCTAGGTGATCGAACACGCCGTCAAGTCTGGGATGAGCTGGCCGAGGAGTTCAACGCCATAGCCGTTGGCGAAGGGATCCGATGGAGAGAGGTCCCCGTCGAAGCCCTCCTAACCGTCGGCGATGCACGCCAAGCGATCGGGGAGCTCTGGGACGTACTCCAACGAGGAGAGGATCTCGACGCGCTGTTGCGCCTCGCGGCTTCGCGATACGGAGGCGTGTTCGGTGACCGGTTCGCATTGGCTCCCATTGTTGAGGTTGCCTTCTGCGAAGGTAGAGACCTCGGGCGGCCGCAGGCTGGCACGCGCGACACTCAGCACAAACGTGTCCAGGAACTGGTACTCGCGTGGTTGCGCGGCATGGCTCACGCCGGCGCAGGTCCTGACCCTCTCCGTCAGCGAGTGCGTGAAACCATCCTCGGACAGGACCGGCCCCTGTATGACGAGTTCGCAATCCAAGCTCTAGCCGCACTGGGTGAAGATCTCAACGATGCCGCTGCCTCGTGGCTGCGCACAGTCGCGCGCGAGCGGCCGAATTCACTTCGCGAGATACCCGAGTCACCGTCCTCGGCGCTCGCTTTGGCGTCAATCGACCCCGACCTCCTCCTTGAACTCACCGAGGCCTACTACATCGAGCAGCCCCAACCAGAAGACACTGAACTCGGATGGGTCGGCCTGCGGGGCCGCAGCCATCTCGACGACGGGATCCGCGACTTCGGACATGGCAACAAATTCGGGTTCGGGCCGCCTAGCGCCGCCTGGTACTTCGGGCCCTTCTTCAGGCTGCTGAACCTAACGCCACTCAAGACCATCGCATTCATAAACCGGATGCTCAACCAGGCGGCTTTCTATCGCGTCACAGACGAGACCCAGACTGTGACCGCAGACGTTGACTGGAGCAGCTATCCGGGCGCGTCGCTGCATCTGACCGCCAAGAGCGGGCCACGACACTACGTTGGAGACTCCCACGTGTGGAGTTGGTACCGTGGCACCAGTGTCGGTCCCTACCCGTGCATGAGCGCCCTCCTTGCGCTCGAACGCTTCATCGACCACTTACACAACGAAGTTGAGATTCCATTGGCCCCGATCGTCGATCTCCTACTGGAGGACTGCCACAATCTCGCGATTCCCGGCCTGCTCCACGGGTTCTTGACCCGACACCTCGACGAGGCGGGAGACCTCCTCGACCCGTTTCTCGCCGACGTGACCGTCTGGCACTTGGAGATTGGGCGCGTGACGACTGAAAGGGCGTTCACCGTGCGAGACCGTGACGCCGATATGCTGGCAGGCCAGGACAAGCGCAGATACTCGCCTCACGAAACTGTCGGCTGGATGGTCGTCAACGCACGCGCGACCGGCAACCAGGCACGTCTCGACCAACTTCGCGCAGTCGGCTCAAGACTACTGGAGTCGGCTCAACGGAATGTTGACGCCGAACAAACAGTGGCATCGGAACCAGACCCTGCCGAGGCAGCTCTGACGAGAGAAGGACCGGAACAGTACCTGGCGATGATCGGCAGCTGGGCCGCGGAGTTCAGCGCCGAGAACTACGAGGCATCGGTCGTCGACGGCGGCGTCGTCGTTCAGTTCGGGCGTCCGGCAGAACTCGAAGCTGCACTAGCGCCAAGCAACGCCGAGATCAAGGCTACGCAGGCGTTCTTGCGGCTGCAGCTCGCATACGCGTTGAAGAACGAGACACCTGAGGCATGGCCGGTTGACTCGATCACTGCGGACATTGCCGAGGCGAGACGTCTCATGGATGAGAGCTCGTCCGCGATGCTTAACCGGCACGAAAACCCCGTCGTGGCGGTCGCGGCCGCAGGCCTGCGCGCGCACGCTCTGGGCCTCGCGACACTAGAACTGACCGAGTTGAACTGGGCGGTCGATATAGTTCTCACTGCAGCTGAAGAGCCATGGATAGATAGTTTCAGCTCCTCCTCTAGTCTCTTCTCCATGGGCGCCGACCGTGCCGCAGCCATCGCGGTGCCGCTTCTACTCCTGCCGGTCTTCGAGCACCTGGACGTGGACGCCGGTCGCCTTCAACGAGCCTTGATCTCGTTGGCGACGAGCATCTACGACGAGGTTCGCACCGCCTTCGCGAAAGGGACGGCGCCTGTCTGGGCAGCCGACTGCGCCACCAGCGAGGGGACGGTTTGCACGCGACACGAACCGCTGTGGGAGGCCATCCAGGCCTGCATTTCGACCGTTCGCCTAGGGCCATGGGAGTACGAAACGCAACGCCGACAACCTATCCCACTTGAGGGTCCCTTTGAGCAGACACTACTGACAGTCCCCGGCGACGAACTCTTGGTCAACCGTCTCCGCATGCCAGTGGTCTGCAACCACGCCGCGCTCTCGTCTCAATGCACGGCTGCACGCGCGAAACTCCTCGCTAACCCGCTTTGGGACGCTCACCTGCGAGCTCTCGATCACGCCTGGCGCGGGAACTACGACCACCTGGGCGAACGCCATCACGAGCTCATCGCACGCCTGTTCATCCAGCTTGCAACCGAAGGAGACAGGGAAGCGCTCAACGCGCACCTCCGCCTTTTCGCGTCGAACGCACACGCCCTTCATCTGTTGCTTCACAGCTTCGCAACCGCGTTCAGCTACGACGACGAACTGCGCCCCCTGCTGGCCGAGTTCTGGCCGCCATTAATGGTGACGGTTCTCGACGAGATCGACACAGGCACGAGCCTGATCGACGACTCCACCTCGTGGCACGACTACGCGATCTCCGCACTACTTCCTGTACCGCAGATCAAGCCGGAAGACCTTGACCCCGGTGCAACGCTGAACAGCTGCAGAGCTTCTTGGGCACCGCCCGACGCCTTCGAAGGGGTGGTCGATCGATGGCTGGCCATTGGGAAGGGCGAGCCGAAGTGCGCCGAGTCCGTGGCGAAGTTCGCCCGGACGGCCCCGACCAGTTGGCAGGCAACAACCGGACTCGTCTGGTTGGAGAGCGTGCTTCACGGAAGGTTCGGCGCGTTCGCAAACCGCATATGGTTCGTGACCAACTGGCTAGAGGAGCTACGCGCCTCCGCAGCTGTGGTGGGCCCGCCACTCGCCCGCTACCGCCGTATCGTGGACGGACTCGCCGCGGCTGGCGATTCGGCGTCGGTAGTGCTCCAACAGCTTGAAGAGAGTTAGTCGCTCATCCGGCGGCGGTGCCTCAACCCGACTGAAGAAGCCCTGGGTATTGCCATGGCTCTGGCCAGGCAGCCGAAGCTGCTTATCCTCGACGAGCCGACCAACGGGCTCGACCCTGCCGGTATCGAGGAGATCCGTGAGTTGTTGCGGCGACTTGCCGATGGGGGAGTGACCGTCATGGTCTCCTCCCACCTGCTCAGTGAGGTTGATAGGTGCTGTTGCAAAGTTGGGCGGAGAGCAGCGAAGACTCAGTTTCTCATTCCCTGATGGCCGCTGCGTGTGGGCGTTCTCAGGCCGTCTCGAACACCCGGTTGACGATCACCGCGTCCGGGTTCGGTTGCCCGTAGGCAAACATCGTGCCCTGGCCTTTCCGCAATGAGTGCATCGCCTCCATCCCTTTCAACGTCCGATATGCAGATGTCCGGTTCTTAAACGCGCCCTTCGGCCCCAGGATTCGCTTCAGCCGCCCATGATCTCCCTCCAGAACGTTGTTCAGGTATTTCACCTGCCGGTGCTCCACTGTTGGCGGGCAGATTCCCTCTGACTTCAACTCGGCGATTGCCCTGGCCAGGGAGGGTGCTTTATCGGTGTTGATCACTCTGGGATACCCGGCTGACGCATTGGATCTGAGGGCCTTGGCCAGGAAACGCTTCGCTGCGGCCACGTTACGCTTTGGGGACAGGTAAAAATCCAGGGTATGCCCGCCCGCGGTGATCGCCCGATAGAAGTAGCACCACCTGCCGCCGACCCGGATATAGGTCTCATCCACCCGCCAGGACCTGGCCTGCCAGTCAGGTACCTGCCGGTACCACCGTGTTTGCCTGTCCAGCTCAGGGGCGTATTTCTGGACCCAGCGGTAGATCGTGGTGTGATCGATCGGCACGCCCCGCTCGGTCATCATTTCCTCCAAGTCTCGGTAGCTCACCCCGTAGCGGCAGTACCACCGCACCGCCCACAGGATGACCTCGCGAGGGAAATGACGACCCGAGAAGATACCCATGGCTGTGATTATTTCACGCAGGTCTTCCTGTCGCCCGAACTTTGCAACAGCACCAGGCTTGGGGTATAAGGCAGCGGCACGTCGGCTTGGTGTTGCTTTTGGTCCGGTGCGAGTGCTTGCACGCCGGTTTACGCTTCATGGCAGGCTATGTCTTGTGGAGAAGCCAACCAAGCAGCAGTATTCCTTCGAGGTGAAGAAGGAAGTCGTTGACCGATTCAATGCTGGCGAGTCCAAGATGGACCTTGCCCGTGAATTCGGCCTGTCGTCCGACCAGCTTGCCACGAGTTGGGTGCGTGCCTGGCGTGCTGGTGGCGATGAGGCGTTGCGGCCTAAGCCGAAGGGACGTCCGAAGGGTAGTTCATCTTCGAAGGTATTGACTGAGGAAGATCGGCTGCGTCGCGAGGTAGAGAAACTGCGGGCAGAAAACGCGTATTTAAAAAAATTGCGGGACTTGAGGAACCAGCGACGAGGCTAAAAGCCGAGGCTATCGTCATCCTCAAGTCGGACCACTGCCTGGATGATCTTCTTGTTGCGGCCAGTCTTGCCAGATCAACATTTTTCTATCACCAACAACGCCTCACCAGGGCCGATAAGCATGCCCAGCTCAAACAAGCAATCATCGAGGTCTTCGAGCGTATGAACCGTCGTTATGGTTACCGGCGGGTGCATGCTCAACTCCGACGGGAAGGATGG
It encodes the following:
- a CDS encoding IS6 family transposase; translation: MGIFSGRHFPREVILWAVRWYCRYGVSYRDLEEMMTERGVPIDHTTIYRWVQKYAPELDRQTRWYRQVPDWQARSWRVDETYIRVGGRWCYFYRAITAGGHTLDFYLSPKRNVAAAKRFLAKALRSNASAGYPRVINTDKAPSLARAIAELKSEGICPPTVEHRQVKYLNNVLEGDHGRLKRILGPKGAFKNRTSAYRTLKGMEAMHSLRKGQGTMFAYGQPNPDAVIVNRVFETA